The genomic interval AACTTATCACTAGTAGCAAAGAGGAGATCTATCACCCTTCATGAAGCTCACTGGAGATAAGGAATATGGCTAATACAACCTTCTCTTGACCAAATCTGCGGCACTCCTAGATGACAGCGATGAAGACCACGAAGATGCTGAAGAGTGTCACCAGAAGAAGCTCTGTGACTACCTCCATGGTTCCTAGGATGAGCAGAGAAGATGTCAACAATCTTCTCACTCGgaccaaaagaaagaaacacaACAGGAAATCCGAACTTAAAAACCTGGCTAGAAACGGTGGATCTACAAGGAGGAAGGAggcccaacccctctccctcccgtggTCGGCGACGAGGCCACCGAAAtcaaggaagaagaggggtTGGAGTGGGAGGGATGTGGTTTATCTTTCTATAGCTTGGAGAATTCGTGAGAGCCCTTCAAGCAAAAGGTCATAGTATTCACTCGGATCTCATAACCTTTCACCTATTGAAGTCGGCCTTGGTATGTGGATTTGAATACTCTAACTTTAAGACGCATTAAGTGAACATTTCTTTGTCTCTCGCAACTCGCTCTTAATGTCCACCTCATCACCCCACCGGTCCTTTTTCCTCCTCCATCTCTAGCATATGTTGGGGATAAGGGGAAGTATACTCATCTCTTAATTTCATTTATATCACCGATTGTCTGTTGGAACAAATCattgattataaaaaaaaactatttgaaAAAGTAAGATAGTCAATTTGTTACACAGCGTGTTTTATATGATTTCTACATGTGACGTGGAAATATTTTAGGCAAATCGTATGAACTATTGTTTATGCTCTTAGGAATTGAGGTCAAATACTAAGATTCCACGTAAAAATACGAATTAAAATGCTGTAGTTCCAATTCTTTCATCCAGCAACCAATTTTAAATACCAAACCGGCTTTGTATAAAAAGTTCAGGATCAAATTCGAAGCCTTTTTATTGGTTTATAAACCGTTGTTCATCAGTTTCTACTCTCTTAATAttataaaaagtttgacttttctagttaatttttttaagttatgaCATTAAATTAGTGtgattaaatctaacattaaatatattcttataatatgtttgttttgggttgagaatattattatattttcctataactttgattaaactaaaaaaatgattagaAAAATAGTTAAAATATCTTGTAATAGAAAACGGAAGAAATATTTAATTACCACGATTGATTTGTCGAGCCTTGATCGACACTTCACTAGTAATTATGACGCACTGCCTATGTGGGCCCGTTTGACAAAGTTCTAGCTCCTGGTCTAACTCATACTCTTTTGGAGCTAAAGCCTAACCAATAGTTCTAACTCCATCAAAAAAGAAAGTTGAGTTGACTGGAGTGTTCTCACAGAACAAACTGAAGATTAGCTTTAGTCAGCGTCATAACTATATTTCAAACCTAACTTGTAAAATTAAGTTTAGGAGTTAGATCCTCCGAACGGGTCCTCTTATGTGGGGGAGCTCTCTCTGCATCAAGCCTTGCCGTCCGCGCGCGCGACGGCAGCTCGGGAAGGAATTGGGAGAAGAGAGCAGACAGACGAGAGGGAATCAGATTAATTAACAAGCGCATGTACACAGGATGTATCGATGACGCGTCGTTCCTCGGCTTGTCATCACGCACTGATCGACGCACACATGAGAgagactgagagagagagatcgggggGAATGGAATCAATGTCGCCGCGGGCGCCGATCTCCTCCTGGCTTCGCCCACGAACGACTTGTCTCTCCCGCGCCGCACGCCGTTTCGTCCGCCATGTGTCCGTGGCCGCGGGTCGTTGTGGATGGCCGCGGGAATCAATCTGGGGATAGATacgaactagctagctaggctggCTGGCTGGCGCGCATCGCACCGCATCGCGACGGCGGATTCGCGGCGCCCGACCCAAGCCAAGGCAGACAGGGGGATCGTCGCGTCGCGCCgcacgggaggaggaggaccaccACACCCACCACCCACCCAACCACGAGTCCCGTCCACCACGCCCGTGCACGCGGGAGACGCATATGCATCCGCTTTTGTCCTCGCCGCGCGCTCCGTCAAAAAGTCGTCGTtgccccgcccgccgcgcgccgctgccctGCAGACTCGTTTTCTTTGCCCACTCCAAGCTCATCCCGCCGCGGCCGCATGCACACGCGTCGCACAAATCCACGCGCGCGGGACGAACCTGGACTACCACCAAGCCACGCATACATAAACAAAGGCGCACCTGGTTACTCCATTGTTCATGAATTTCACGTGCAAATCCCtcggaaaaaaataaaggcgtatctttaaacttttttttcttttacaaatacAATACAAACAAATGCATATGTTCGTAAAACGATACACGCTCATACGCTGTTCCTACAAACAGCTTCGAGGACTAAATAGATACGGAGTATATCTTAAAATTGATGAAATCATCACATCCACTTCGTTATTGATAAATACGTTGCTTGCAGAGACGGACCCAGGATTGTAAGGTTGGGTATTAAAATAAAGAGGGGGGAAAAATTTCTATACCCAAAAATCCTAATAATTGGCTTATATAATATCACATACTAGTAGTCATATAATATATAGCGTATATAACAGAAAATTGAGTATAAGTTcatttatatagaatttttggTTGGGTAAAATGAAGTGAATCAATTGTGCTAATGAGCCAACAAAGAAGGAGGAGGACACGGTTGGATGGTTTCTTTGCTTGATGGGctgtttgatgtttttttttattttttgaatacGCATATAAAATACATAGTttatacatcttttttttttgccaaaattctTGGGTATTCATTTGAATACCCTTGAATTGTTGTATGCCCGCCCCTGGTTGTTTGTcacaataataattattataattcTAGAACTTGAGTTAGATTAGGCAGGATCTACCGCAAGAAACATTCTATGAGAAAAATGTTCCATTTTCACAAAGAACAGTGACCCTTAAATTTTCAATCAAGAAGTACGTATTCTCCCCGATTACGCGCGAACCACTCTTGCACACATTCGCGAGTGGCCCTTTTAAAACACTCCCACGAGTGTTCTTTTTGACGTACGTACGCTCAGGAAACAGGTCTAACGATGAGTCCTGTACCCCCGACTCAATTTCTGTAGTAACAAACTCGTACATTACCGTGttatatttttacaaaaaaaaaacaactccgTTCATGTGTTATTAAGGGTACttaagagaaaattttgaaGACAGTATCTGATCGATAACGACGCTATCATTTGCCCCTTTTTTCTAATGTAGATATAATCAAAAAGAAACTACACCTTCTTTTAGTGGAATTATTTTGTTATCTTTTCCtttctactccttccgtcctccaatataagagatttttacaatttgtttatattgtttgactattcgtcttattaaaaaaatttgaaattattttttttgacttactttattattcaaagtattttaagcaaaactttttgttttttatatttgcaaaaaaaatttgaataaaacgagtgattaaacagtgtaagtaaaatatcaaaatctcttatattatgaaacaaagGTAGTACAAGCAGAGGTAGTACAAGCCGATGCGCCAATGGTTTAGCTCAATGCTAGGGCCCAGAACGGCAACATATGAAGAGAGGTAGTACAGTATTATTTTAGTAGATTTTAGTTCGATTCTTTAAAAGAGCCTACTCACCTGTGTGTAACAGCGGATACAAAGAGTTCAGATGGAGTTTATAGACTTTTAGACAGTCAAAATACTGTACCATTTCAGATTATTCAGTttagagtgtgtttagttcctgaaaaatggttgaaagtttgaagaaagttgaaaatttgaaaaaaaaaagttaaaagtttatgcgtgtagaaaagtttttgatgtgatatgatgtgatggaaagttgagaaTAGGggaaaactaaacacggcctcagTTGAGAGAGATTTGTAGAATTTGGCATCAGAACACTTCCATTCCAAACAAACTTTGCAGGACGCGCGTTAGCGTCCCACTAaaatttggaaaagaaaaaaaaaaacaaacgaacaAAACAACACATCGCTCTCGTCTCTCGTCAGTAAGCCTCAGCGTCATGCATCTACGTGCACACCCGCATCCGCGTCACGTCACGTCACAGCTCTAAGGTACTCCAGCTATTGGCGGGAGCcgtacgacgccggcgacgccaacgtcgacgccgccgtcctcgccgtcccCGACGACGCCGTGGTCGCCGACGATACCCGCGGCGTGCCCACCTGCTTGATCACCACGTTCGGCAGcgggctgcgccgccgccgctcgtgctccttcaccacctccgccgccgcggcgtccaccTTCTCGGCGTTCGTCCTCTCCGACATCCTCCGCCCGCGGAACAGCACGGACTCCACGTTCCGCTGCGACAGcatcgcgccggcggcggcggcgccgtggagcGCGGTCGCCGCCTTGCTGGCCTGGATGCGCACGTAGTTGCTGCTGCTCCCGCTCGTGTGGCCGAACGCCATGGCGACGGACTCGTCGACCATGTCCGCCACGCCCTCGGCGGTGACGCGCGCCATCtcgcgcggcgacggggagcGCGTGGGCATCGGCgtcgcggtggcggaggtggaggcgccgGTGCCGATGGAGAGGACGAGGATGTCGtcgacggtggtggcgagggGGAACTCCTGCTTGTTGTGGAGCACGTGCGTgatggccgccgcggccgggtTGCCCatggccgccacgccgccggaagccgcggcgatggcggtgcgCCCGTCCACCGacctgacggcggcggccgtgctccCGGCGGCGCAGGTGGCCGCGCAGACGTCGCGGAGGGCGAAGTCGTAGCTGTCGCtctcgacggcgtcggcgcgcgAGAACATGAaaggcgcggcggtggcgaggtcgTAGCACGGGACGAGCAGCGGCGCGACGGTGTCCTTGAGCGTGGCGTCGCCGAACACCCGCCGGAACGACCTCTCcgccccccgcgcgccgccgcggaacagccgcgcccaccgcccgcgccggccggcccagTCCCTCCCGACGCTAGCAGCCACGAACTcaagcgcctcctccgccgtgtACCTCGGCCTCCCGTCGGGGCCCCTCAAGAACAGCATCGCCGCGAGCaccccaccggcgccggcgcccgccgcgaCGTCGAAGAAATCCGCGACGCGGGCGTCGGAGTCCCCGGTTCGCTTCCGCAGCCCGGCCTCCAGccgcgcgagcgccgccgcggcgagcagcgcgTCCCCGGCGCCCGACGAGCCGCACCCGTCGATGGCCAGCACCCGCACCCGCCCGTccatgccgccaccgccgccaagaaacggcctcgccggcgtgcacggCCCCGACGACaggcacccgccgccgccggcgccgaagaGGAACTTGCTCTCCAGCAGGGAGAAGATCTCGTAGCTGAGCTTGTCCGCGTCCATGGCCATCGGCGAGCTCGCCATTGCCAATGCCCAAGGTGGTGCTCGTGTGCGTGCGGATCGGATTGGATTGGACGACGAGTGTTCGATCGATGAGCTTTGAAATGATGCTTTCACCTCGAGCTCGAGGTGATATATAGAGGCCGGCGCAGGATAGCTCGAGGGGCGCCACGTGGACGGTGCGCGAGCGTACGGAACGCGCCGTGGCCGTCGGATTGGGAACGGATGCCCAGGATACGACCCGCGCGGGAAGGTGGCGCGAAGCCTCGTCCCGAGATACGCAATCTCAGCCGACGGGAAGCTTCCCCGCGCGCaaccccgtgccgccgcgctggcacgtggggcccacctgtcagagagAGATGCGGGTGGTGGGGCCGGGCTCACCGACGGGGATGGGGGGGATGTCCGGGGAGGGCGAGACAGCGGGGTGGACCCGGTGGGGGATCGGGACACGTCAGGTGGGGCCCGCGCGTCAGCCGGACAGCGAGGCGTCGGCGAGGGGatattggggggggggggggggggggggggggaggcggcgcggcggcagcggcagaggCGAGAGGCCCATGCGGCTTGCACACGTGGGGGAAATGGCACTGTACGCGCTATAGGTAGCTCACTGGAGTAGCTACCTCGATCTGCATGGCATGGCTGCCTGTACGATCCAGTACAGGTCGGGAGTGAGTGACCGTGTCATCAATGGACAATGGGCAGTAGGTAGTACGCACTACGACTGTACTGGTATGGATGATCCTTTCAGCTCGGGGACCTACTCGTGCTGCCAATGTGGTGGTTCTCATCACTTTGCTTGAGTTCATTCCCCGTACATTTGTTTGTGCATTGTCGCTGAATCAAAGAGGACTTGTTAGAATCTGTTCGGTATAATTCCAACTCTTATCCATGTCTGATTTAGCTTAAGCCCAACCAAGCAATctagcttaaaaaaattagagcGGAACTGACCAGATTGCTCTGGAGAAAAGAACTAGCGGCGTGGAACAGCAGTTTGGTCGCTTCACAACGATCAACTCCAATCGCATATCAGAAATACCTTAGTAGGACTTTAGCTCTAGCTCTACATTTTCTAGAGTTCGAACCTAAAGACCAATCTAACAACTTCAGCTCAATATATCGAGAAAGGAAGTGAAATAGGCCGAactgatttgaaaaaaaataaattaaggatGAAGCGGGGGGTTTAGACTTTAGACTCCACTCTTCCAGCAAATACAGACTCCCTTGCAGGATTTGGAGACTTGCCAAACAAGCTTAAAGATTTCATCAAGGCACCAATTGATTTATGGAGTTATTGTCCCGATAAAATCTGATAACCTCGGTACCATTTCACATTAAGTTTAATAGTTAGTAGAATGGAATAGtcctattttaaataaattattcACTCGAAATGTATGATTGAAGCTCCGATCCGCCATGGCTACTCAACCTGTACGTCTCTACGCGTCTACGCCAACAGAGAAAAACAGGGCCTATCTTCTTGGTTCTGATAAACAAAACGAAGCTATGAACGTACGGGTCTAACTAGACAAACATATATAGTTCATGGTTTGAAATTCGAGTTCATAGATAGATTATAGTATATGTTAGGGTTAGGCGGCGTGCAGCTGGCTTGAGGTTGAATTAACAACCATCAAGTGGTTGAGGGAGCTGCCTGATTTGTACTTAGATGCTGTCGCTTAATTGGAGATCTCTCCTCTGACTGACTGCATTATATAGTGGTtgttctgctgctgctccttctGTGAGCTTTCgtcaacacacacacacgcaaaaaaaattgcagatcGTGCACACGTACGTGCAACCAGGTACGGTGTTAAGCTAAGCAAAGCCAGCTCTTGTCTTACTGGCCGGCCTTGTTATCCTTTCCGTTCCACTTAAAGTGCATGACGGCCGGTGATGTCCACTTCAAACCACCGGCAAATAAGAAGTGACAACATATAATTTATGAGTTTATTGAGTTGATGGTATGTGTATATCTCTTATAAAATATAGGCCATATTGATAACTGGATACGTCAATGAACATTTGGTATAGCTTGGTATCCTGCACGAttcatttggaattttggatgtttttttAAGTGAAGTGTGCAAGTGATACCTAAACTTGTACGAGGGTGTCATATAGATCTCTAAACTATCAAAATGTATTTTTGGTCCCTAAATTTGTCTGGAGTGTTATATAGGTTCAAATAAGTTTCGACCCGCTCCATCCGCTGGCGTGTCATGCCACGGTAACGCCTGCGTgttagtgggacccacatgttagttatataaaaaaataaaatgtaaaaaccatatttttctcctctctacctttgattttctttttatctttttctctCTACCTAAGgggagaaaatatggtttttaattttgtttatatacatgactgacatgtgggtctccaCTGACACGTAAGCGCCACCGTGGCGTGCCATGTTAACACATGGAGCAGGTTAGTACCCGTTTAGATCTATATGACACCAAGACAAGTTTGGGGACCTAAAAATACATATTGAAAGGTTAGAGATATAGATGACACAACTCACATATACTTGGA from Oryza glaberrima chromosome 3, OglaRS2, whole genome shotgun sequence carries:
- the LOC127766033 gene encoding patatin-like protein 3, whose translation is MASSPMAMDADKLSYEIFSLLESKFLFGAGGGGCLSSGPCTPARPFLGGGGGMDGRVRVLAIDGCGSSGAGDALLAAAALARLEAGLRKRTGDSDARVADFFDVAAGAGAGGVLAAMLFLRGPDGRPRYTAEEALEFVAASVGRDWAGRRGRWARLFRGGARGAERSFRRVFGDATLKDTVAPLLVPCYDLATAAPFMFSRADAVESDSYDFALRDVCAATCAAGSTAAAVRSVDGRTAIAAASGGVAAMGNPAAAAITHVLHNKQEFPLATTVDDILVLSIGTGASTSATATPMPTRSPSPREMARVTAEGVADMVDESVAMAFGHTSGSSSNYVRIQASKAATALHGAAAAGAMLSQRNVESVLFRGRRMSERTNAEKVDAAAAEVVKEHERRRRSPLPNVVIKQVGTPRVSSATTASSGTARTAASTLASPASYGSRQ